The window TCATCCGAGtggtaattgctaattatacaatCCATCAAACTTTTATTGATACAAGGAGCTCggtgaacatcatatacaaaaagACATTCGACCAGTTGCAAATCGACTGGAGCGAACTACCGCCGATGATGACCCCGCTCTACGGTTTCACGGGATAACGAAGTGTTGCCGATCGGCCAGACCAAGCTAGCCATTTCACTTGGTGAGGAGCCCCTGAAGAGGATAAGGACCACAAACTTGATTAGGTAGATGCACCGTCGGCATACAATGTTATATTAGGCCGACCGACCCTAaacgacactacaagaaaaaagctaatagacaacgcttttaaagcgttgtctttgtgcctgaaaaagcattgttaaaggcactgttgttaaaagtctgctcaacgacaacgcttttaaagcattgtcgTTTGTAgagaagacaacgcttttaaagggttgtcgtttgtagcgaagacaacgcttttaaagcgttgtcgtttttaGCGAAAACAACGctattacaacgctttaaaagcgttgattttttaaaagacaacattttttgcaacgctttaaaagcgttgtcgttttaaaaaaaaaaattttaaaaaattattttaaaatcattatttttatatttacgaaactattatttttcttttaccatgtctagatttgaattttacatataatcaactcagctaatgatttcaaactcataccaaaataatagaattctgacattgaagtaatattagtatttaattacataagaagctagtaaatatcaaaattaacactaatttTGTTTTAAAGTAGATAGTGATATTCCTCTAACTCTTCCTAAATCCAGCTTCAGTTCCACACTGATGGAAACCATCTGCTTCTCTGTGAACTTGGAGACAGACTCTGCATCAAATTCAGCAAATGCCACCCTGCCACACAACATTTCTTTCAAGATTCTAAATTATTCGAAATAAGTACTTTCCTTTGAATAAAAACTATTTCTAGCATTAGTTCTAACCTGAATTCATTCCTCTTCTTCAGTATAGTAGTCCAGTCCATCCCCACTTGAGCTCCTGTTAGAACAAGCAActcaaacaacatcctgcaagtTTATCCATCTGAATCTTGTCAACATGTAAATTTAGTTGAAATTTGTGTAGATAAGATGAAGAAATTTGTGGAAGTAATCACCTGTCATCATGAACTGGAACTCCCCATTCCTCATCATGATAAGCAACATACACAGGATTTGTGTATACATTAGCAAGAGGATAGAATAATTAGTAATTTGCCCTAATTTTTCTTTGAGTTTATTGTAATTTGTAAAAGCCCTCTTTTGGTACCTGAACTCACTGTTATGAAGCTGcacttcttctcttcttgggAGGCGCTCATGGCAATGCCGGGACACTCAATAGAACCCGCCAACTCCTCGATCTTGGCCGGAGTCCTCCCGTAGTGGGCGATCTGAAACTTCCTCTGGGCTTGCATGAGCGTGGCGTGCTCCCTCTGCGCACCGGCGACACTTCCGGCAACCCTGTTGCGCAGCAGTCCCGAAGAGAAGTTCGCCAACCGGATTTCTCCACTCACCTTCTCTGGCTTCTTGTTCTTATCCATTTTATAGTGTCATTGTGTTGATTAGAACTGGAGCATCTACATCCAAGCGACTAGCCACTAGGATTGATAAGAAACCACTAATAAGCAGCAGTGAAAATTAATAAGCTGGAGAAACTATTGCtcacaaatcaaatatattttactaGGAAGTCAAAAGGATACGACTAACTAGAGCATTTTATAGAAAAAGTAATATTGAAGACTCTCActgtaagataaaaaaaaaacaactacaAGATATATAtccactctaatataaattataacTTTACATTAGTTtacatttaaaatgttttaaattttgttaGGTGAATCAAGTGTCATCACACTAGTCCTATAACATGACATCTTACAACTAATCTCTATCAAACCCCTTAACAAACAACCATTCTAGGTAAAGCTTAACAAataacatatttttatatttctatGACCCATGGTCAAGGTCACAAAATATTACATTAGCTCACATTTTAAAATCTATTACATCTTACAACTAATCAGACAAAGAACAACCACTTTATTTAGGTAAAGCTTAACTGATTAAACACTATATTGTTTTTCTCACAAAGAATGAACCTTTTCTTTCTTGTATAAGAATCTTTTCCTTCCTAAACCTTTTGCATACAAAGACCACCTATTTGTATCTACTAAGGGCAGTTCTAATGAGCATATTTGAGCGTCTACCTTATTGGGATTGATCGATTCAGTGTTCTTTGAGTAGCATCGAAACAAACAAGTGATGATAAAGTAGACTTGACTCGATCCCTACAGTAAGAACTCATACATACAGGCTAATAAAAAACCAAACTTAACACCGATTAGTTAACTTAGACAAAGATTCTCTGCATCTTATAGAAATTGAACAGTCAAGAACTGTAGAAAAAAAATGCAGAATgcaaaattttaagtaaattaaacagtaaaaacTCAACAGGAAACCAATGGTGAGTAAAAGGGCAAAAATTGAGCAGTAAAATTCCATATTAAGCATCCAAATCGTAATACAACAAACTAAGCAGTACCTATGGGATGGGGAAGACCTCGAGGAGCTACAAACAGACGGAGACATCCCAGAAAACCCATAACTTCCTTCAGACATGGATGAACTCAAAGCAACCCCTGGTTGCTTGTTCTCCACACAACTCTGCTCAATCTTCATGACTTCGATAGCCATGGCGCCACCATCTCCCATGCAAGCAGCAACCAGATTCTAAACCCTACAACACCAGATCAAATCACCACATCAAACCCAACTCCAACGGGCAAACGTAAACGCCACTATGGTTGTAACCAGAGCCAAAAGCTACTACACGAGGCTCAAACAgcaagaggaaaaaaaaacagaagggatccagaaaaaaaaacagaagcaAACCAGAACGGAAGGCAAATCTCCAGAAAAGGATCGATCCGAACAGGTTCAGAAGGGATCCAGAAGCGAGATCTAAATTCTAAAACAAATCGAGGACAAAAAAACTTAGAGATCTCTCTAGCAGAACCACGAAGCGATCCAGAGGGCTTCAGATATCGAGTACCTTGCGTGAACGAAGGCCGGAAGCCGGAGATCGGACTGGATACCCACGAATCGAAGCAACGTTATTCTCACGGGATGCTCGCGTTCCGCCGGAGAGTTcaaaaggaaaccttttcgccttCGCCCGTTGAAGCAAAAGGAAGAACTGCTCGATATCGGACGGGTAAGAGATTAATCCCACGAATCAAAGAGAAGGAAGCGTGAATGAGGCGACGGAGGCGAAGAGATTAATCCCGCGGTCTTGACGGAGAGGAGTTTGGAGGAGTGGTTCGAGGAGAGGGGTTCGCCAGAGAAGGGTTTGCCAGAGAGGAGTTGAATGGAGAAGGccgcgtgagatgaggagttgggagaagggttcgggatcaaaaacgatcggaagataggagttgggagaagggttcgggttttctactccttacttagatccaacggtttgtattaatcaagatttagatgagaatTTAACAATAGACAATACTTTTtaaaaacgttgtcgtagacactaaaaaaaaggCTAATAGACAGCGCTTTTTATGAAGCcttgtctttgacccgtaaaaatcactaatagacaacgatttttagaaaatcgttgtctattaataagaaaataatgaaatagacaacgcttttcactaaaagcgttgttaaaaaaaatagacaacgttttttataaaaaaacgttgtcgtttaagtgttgtagaatctcaattttcttgtagtgcgagTTCCGAGTGGTGGTGTCCACCTactgtcagaagattaagttcccggtggaCGACAAGGTAGGAGAAGTCAAAGGTGACCACTTGGTCGCTCGACGATGCTACAttgagatggttagatcagaagCAAGGACCGCTCGAAAAAACTCGCGCTTGGAGGTTAACACCATCATTGAGAAGCCCCCGAcgatggtttatgaagaaaaggaagaagttcagattcaCCCGAACTGATCGGATGCGACCACCTTCATTGCCGCCGATCTGGAGAGCGAGGAAAAGGTGGAGTTGTTTGCCTGCTTCAGGCGGAATCATGACgtgttcgcttggtcgacccacgagCTCCCCGGAATCTCGCTGAGCGTCGCTCAACACGAGCTTCATATTCGACCGGATGCCCGACCTgtaaagcaaaggaaaagggacttcagtgTGGAGCATAACTGGATCATCCGGGCATAAATAGAGAAATTATTGGAGGTCGGTCACATCCGGGAACTCTAGTTCCTGAGTTGGCTCACTAATGTCGTGCTGATCTCCAAACCGGGTaacaaatggagggtctgcatcgacttccgtgacttgaataaggcatgcccaaaggatttctatctATTGCCTccgatagaccagatggtggactctacgacaggctgcgagctgatctgcatgctcgacgcatatcagggctaccaccaaATGCCGCTCGTccgagaggatcaagaaaaggtcagctttatcACGACCGACGGAATGTTCTGCTATAACGTCATGCAGTTCAGATTGAAAAACGCCGGCACCACATACCAAtgactcatgaacaaggtgtttcgaAAATAGATCGGTCGTaacttggaggtatacgtcgacgacatattaataaagtCAGTCTGAACTACTAATCTATATGCAGATATCGAAGAAACATGCCGAACCTAGAGGACATACGAGATGAAGCTAAACCCGAGCAAGTATCTATTCGgcattacaaatttgaaattgTTGTgagtccaaaaaaaaaaaaaaaacgattaGAACAACCAAATGATCATTTGTGGTGCATCGAATGAACTAATTTTCATGGTTCACTTCTTACACTTAAAGAATTTTATTTGTTTAGAATTTTGTTTTTTTGCACAATATATAGACTGTAATTTTATAAATctaaactttaataaaaaaattaatctaaaaataatttataattcatagttttaaatatttttaaaaatcacggTGGTGGAGTTGGGGAGCCGCATAAACTATACAGACTTATATTTGATGTGCCAAAAAAGAAATGCAAAAACagttaaatattattataaatataataataataataataataataatttatcagGTAATGcagaatagaaaagaatgaaagGATGCATATAAGAAAAGAAGATACCCCTTTTGCATGGACAACTGCAAGTCTGCAACATGAATTAGCGTGTCAGTGCAATCTCTCTCCAGTATTAACGTTTCATTTCCAGTTACGAAAGATGTGAACTGTTCGGCTGTGCATTATGAGTATTTTGGATTAGCCAGTGCTAATTAAAAAAAGTGTAATTAGAATtgccaaatattttttaaaaccaataatACTTAATAGTGCAAGtgatttcaaattaaaaaaaataaaaatatatggttTATATTGTGAAAAAAGACTAAATAATTCTATttaataatagtttttttaaaaaataattagtttTTGATAGAAAACAAAAGGATAACATCTTAAAAATTAGAAGTCTTTCTGTAAGTTTTTATGGAAGAAAAATTAGACaaagaagtatatatatatatatatatatatatatatatatatatatatatatatataactcttcTGTTtcattgaaatttaaattttccaTCTACAATAAATATACTCTAGGATGTTCATCGTGTGAGGCTGCTGAAATGATAAATTCCATCATTTACTATCATAGGACGTTCACCGTCCAAAATGTAAACAAATGCTTTCTAGGTGGGATTTGAACATGCTCCTATTATTCATGTTACACCGTGCTTGTGCACAAATTCCTACATTATTCACTAATCAGTTGTCattaaattatagtaaaaatatgATTATGTTCATTCCAGACACCTCTTAcagtttattattaaattatatggAGAAAAATAAATCATACAACTAGCTTATAGTTACAACCAAGTGAGTAGAGGAGGCGTAAAATTGATCCATTAATCTATTGTCACGTTATAGTAAATCTGTCGTGAGGAAGAAATGAATATCCCAATTTGAAGATGATAAAAGGATCACAATGATTAGACGCTTACGACTGCACAATCACAACTACGTCGTAATTTTCAGTTCTCAATTGTCACGTTAAGCATAAAACTAATGAGAATGAACATAGATCAAAGATTTGGAATTGAATCGATGATTTCTTGCAGTTCTGAAAAGATCAAACATTCGAATAATGATTCCTCGTAGTTTCATTTCAGATTGAGATTTAGTACTTGcgacaaaaaaaaagaagaataaatTCAACCCTCGTAGTTCAAAATCAAATGCAGTCTGTAAATTGATTAGCGAGTCGCAGAACCTAAATTCGTAATCTTATATACAATTCCGCATAAAAGAATAGAAGGAGAAAGAATAGGGGAGACTCGCCGGATTCCTTAGGCATCGACGACTCCGGCGGACACAGGGTGCAAAGGTGAGGGCGGAAGGCGGGACAAGAAGCCCCGGGGCAGGAACTCGCCTCTGCCGCCTGAGCCCTCGTCGCTGTCGTGCCCCTCGTCGAAATTGAGAGCGTAGCTGAGGGGATCATAGCCAAAGTGGCGGTGGGAGCGATGGCGCCGCTTGATCCGAGACACCAGGCTCCGGCATTTCCCTCCGACCTTGAGAAGCTCCTGCGCCTTGCGCCGGATCCAGGCGGCGGACACCCGAATGAGCACGGGGGACCGACCGTCCTCTCCGTCGCCGCCCGAACCACCGCCGGCGAAGCAGCAGGACAAGTAGATCGAGGAGCGGAGCCGGTGCGCGAGGGACGGAGGCGTCGAAGCGGAGATGTGGTGATCGAATCCCATTTGGATTTGGGGGAAGAGTAGGGTTAGGGTTTGCGAGAACTGAGTGGGGATCGAGGGAGAGAGTGGTGCAACGCTGGTCAGTGAGCGGAGTGAGTGGAACCGTATTTATTGGATCTTGAAATGGGGCTCCGTGGCGGGTTTTCTCGAGCCGAACCTCGGCCTTTGGTGGGAGACTCCGCCGGGTCCTCGGAGAGTGGTGAGTGGAAATGCGCGTTTGAATGAAGGACAAATCCGAAAcggataaaatttatttactgggactttattaattatgaaattatttcagagaaatatttttctattatcaatttgttttttgtttttttctctaatttaatttttaaatttgtgcAAAATTGAAAAAGACTCCATCATTAAATAAATGCGTAAAAATCTTTTTGATTTGTGACTctatttttttataaagaatACAAAACTggaataaatagataaaaactcTAGAAAAATATAATTGTAAAATTCAATGAAAATAatgtagaaaaaaaaatctttttcccATCTTTTATTTCTCTTTCGTTTCCCTtatagttttcttaaaaattatttaatattctactttttaagaaaatatattaCTTAAAGGGTCAACAGGCTGAGTATCTATTAATCCTGATTATCGGCTTGAACTATTACCGAGTCGATTAAGGTTCAGGGTCCATTAACCCATTGAATTATCGGTtcgataactttttttttttaattttcattgcCGGGTCAATTAGGTTCAAGGGTCCATTAATCCGTTGAAcggattttataaaaaattttatatatgttAAAAACAACTTATCATCAGCTCTCCTAGATAATAACTAAGTATCTTAACcaagtaaattataattattaatatttatagttattatttaataattaatcaattattttattttattttatttttattattcataaTTAAAGATGCATATTagttaatttataattatttatcaaTTAAAGATTTCATgggttaattaattatttaataactgattaataattttttatataattatttataaaattttaagtaaaagatATAGACATACAAATTCATAatccatcattttttttttatatagatttcatcattttacatgtctatttttgaaatttttcttaaatttttttcttatgtcatttctctaataataataataaatataaataatttataaatttataattataatttttttaatataataatctagATAAATTTGGACCAGTCACGGACTGTCGGCAGGTCTGAAGAAGTCGGATCTAACGTTAAGAGCCACTCGAAATCTATAAATTAGCTTTTAtggtcaaattttaaatttatgtgaaaataaaaatatgaaaaatatctgAACCATGATTTTAGATAGTAATAAATCCAAACATCAATTAAAATAAGTCACAAAAATCATCTTGTTTAATGACTTTTGGATGAAACTTAAAAAGTAAAGGTCACCAACTCTTTATGGTTTAATAAAAATACTAGGGCAAGGAAAATCGCCTCAACCCTCATGGCTTCGGCGGCGGCGGAGGAAAAGGATCTGGTCGAGATACTCGACGCCTCCTACGGCCCGATCGACACCATCAGATACGTCGACTTCGTGCGCGACCCCGCAGCTGGCGCGATCGCCACCTTCGAGGGCACGACCCGCGACACCTTCGAGGGGAAAAGCGTGGTGGAGCTCCGCTACGAGGCCTACGTGCCGATGGCGGCACGCCGCCTCGCCGCAGTCTGCGCCGAGGCGCGGGCGTCCTGGCCGCTCCTCCGCCTAGCGGTGGCACACCGTCTGGGGACGGTGGGGGTGGGGGAAGCCAGCGTGTTCGTGGCGGCGTCAGCGGTGCACCGAGCGGAGGCGATGGAGGCATGCCGCTACGTGATCGACGAGGTGAAGGCGTCGGTGCCGATCTGGAAGAAGGAGGTGTACGAGAACGGGGAGGTGTGGAAAGAGAACAGGGAGTTCCGGGAGAGGATGCTGCTCCATCACGAGCATGGTCCGGCCCAAAAACACAATCAGACATCCAACGGCTGCTGCGGCAGCAAAGTGAAGGTAGACGGCGCTGATCACAGGacgaaagaagaagatgaagccacGACCGTCTGATGTGCATCGGTTGATGGCTATTGTATTTTATGTTAGCTGATACGGACGACAAGTATCAAAATAAACTccactttaatttttaattagcaTGGAGATTTGCCTTCTTTGCTCATAAGTGCAGTGTGATAttaagaaaattgaaaatttaaatttaaatttaaataccaacttacagtttttgttgtagttaaTTACCCATTTTGTGTACTGAATGCTTGGGAAATTGGGCCACAGTATCGGCCCAATTTTGAAATCCTTTTCTATAAACCCTAGCGGTGGTTCGGGCGCACGAGCAGCAACGATGGCTTCCTTTGCAGTGACTCTACTACTGCGACGCGTCCCCTCCCTCCGCGGCGCCCGGGCCCTTTCGGTGGCATTACCGTGGCGATGGTATTCGAGCTTATCTCGCGACAGTGATTCCGACTCTACGGTCGCCTTCTCGTATGGAAGCGAGAGCGGCTCGGACGAGTCGTCAACGCCGTTGAGGGAGAAGGAGATCATGAAAGACATTGAACCTATCCGGACCCTCGCCAAAGATATTCTTCACTCCAAGAGGTAATTGTCGTGATTCAAATCACTAGAGTGATGATAGGAAAGTAGAAGCTTGCCCTAACCTATTTCATTACAGTACTGCTTACTCTTCTGGTGTATTTCTATCATAGGATGAATTTTGGAATGTAAAAAAACAACATTTTATTTTCCCCAAGTATAACTTGGCGTTATGAGCTTTGAATCGGCTCTTTAATTCTATGGCCACTCATTGAATTGTCAAGATCTATACTTTAGCTATACAGACTACCATAGGGGTAGCCAATTTGAAAAAGAACAGCCATTCAGAGAAAGTGTTgagtttcttttttcttttattttttgtggGCTGAATGGAACTAAAAAGATACATGTCAAAATGAATCTATCATCTCAACTCTTGAAAGAAACCCAATGAAAACTCTGCTTACTACTCCCTAAGTAAAGGAAAACCAAGTTCACACATCTAAACTGGAAAGCAAAATGAATCAATAGCACAAAGACAGCGATACGAAATCTTCTCACATGACCTCCAGTCTCCATAACAGTCATATCGAGTAATATCACTGAACCTTCATACCTTCCTAGCTCACAGTAACCGTATCAATCTGGTCAGAAACAGCTTTTAGTTTAACTTAAGATCATTGCCAAATAAACAGACCAACTCTTTATTGTTCACTAATTTTTACAAGACATTGATTTCCAGCAATAACCCATCATTTGCACAAATCCATATTCCTTGTatcaaaaaaattttctttgaatCCTTGGTTTCTCATTACAAATTATTGGGCATTGCACTAAATCTAGTGAAATCACTTCACATTGTTGTTTTAACCATTATAATGACTATCACCTTCAGAGAATGTTAGGAGAAGACTTAGTACTATGAAACAAATAAGAGTTCTAAGCCCATCCGTGTCTGCTAACCTGTCTAAGATAATTGGTGCTTTGACGGAATAATCTTACAACTACTTTCTCCGGTCTTCTCTCTATGTTTATTCATCTatctaatgaaaagaaaataggAATTGCATGGCACACATTTCAAATTTATGGGAATGTTCAATCTGCAAAATACATGGATATCTGGTAGCAGTTCAGTCAACACCTTAGTCTTGTATTTAAATCGTGTATGATTGTTAATGTTTTATCATCATTCATCACTAATACTTTTCTGATCATTATTAATAATAAGTTTTGCTTTCTCCtttatttttttatcagtttCATTGACTCATGATTCTCCTGTGTAGTAATAAGTTCTGAATTTATTCTGTGCATACTGCCCTGCAGATACAGAGATGGGGAATCTTTAAACGCTGAAGATGAAAAAGAGATCACAGAAAAAATTCTCCATTATCATCCACATTCAGAAGATAAGATAGGCTGTGGCCTCTCTTCTATAGTGGTATATTTAAATATTGTACTTTTTACCTTTGCAATTATGTATTTTCAACGCTGTTGTCCACATAGATTGATGCTTAATTCATAAACTATACTACAATTTGCTATGCTATAGAAGTAAGATATACCCATTTATTCTCTTGGAGATGTTCTCACAACTGAAACATAGGACAGAAAAATCTAAAGGTGCATTATTCTGCCAGACCTTTTACAATTTGAAGTAGGAAGTAAGCCTTTTCATTCTTTAACCTTTAATAGGAAAGCAATAAAATGAATGCTAGGATTAGGGATAATTTCACCATTGTTAGTAACAGAGTCAGCTAGGTGACAATGAATGTGTGCGGAGAGATCTGAACGGCCTGGTTGAACTTAAAAGATCATCTTGCTTTCTGTTAGCAAGCAAGTGGTTAGTCTTTAGCAGGTTGTTTTTGTTGATACCACTGAGGTTGCTATTTAGGAACTCTGTTGTGGCTAGGGCGACAGCTGATGAAGAAGCAACAAATTCCACATACGAGCACTATGTTCCAGTTCTCTTGTTCCACAAGGTGACTTCAATACTGTATTGGGGGTTCTAGAAcatgtaattttaaatttgagCTCTGTGTTCCAGTCCTCTTGTTCCCCAAGGTGActtcaatattgaattcattCTGGTATTGTAGAAATTGGTAATCTTAAATGTGACTATCAAAGATCCACGATGGCGCTGAGTAGAGTTTATGGCTAGAGTTTAGTTCATTTGTCAAATTTAAATGAGAGGAAAGACGGTCTACATTTCAATTGAATTCTGTATCATTGCATCCATTTAGGAGGTTTCAAGCTATACTGCTGGGTAGGtggctcttttttttttcctgcaAAAAAACAGAATTGAAGCTTACCTAATTTTCTTTGTGAAGGTTGATCGACATCCAGAGTTCAGATATTCTCGCTGCTTATTTGTAGCACGAACTGATGGTGACTTGGTAGACTTCTCTTACAATAAGTGTCTCAAAACTTACATCCGAAGTAAGTATCCATCGCATGCTGAATGGTTTATTCGTAAACATTTTGGACGGAAATGATTGGAACGTTTTCCATCTACCATCAGAGAGGTGAACCTTTTTGGTTGATGCCATTGTTCTCTATCAATATAGACCTTTTCTTTTTTGCAGTTGTAATGTTATTAGTTGATGGATGAAAAGATTATAGACCTTTTTTCTTGACAATTATCTTGTCAATCCAAATGATTGAAGCAAACTCTAAATTAATTTTGGTGAATTGAGCTAGTAACAATCATTTTCAATGAAACTGAAGTTTGACTGCATTTAAACAATTTTGCTTATTTGGAtcagtttttaaaatattcatgATCACTGCCTATTTGTTCCTAGCTATATGAATACTCTGTCAAGCTGTATCATATGCAACACTGTCACTAGAATTCGTCTTAATACCATCAATTCTTTTATTTATCAATTGttcttgtttatttatgtatattATTTCTACCTATATCATCTTTCTTCCTCCTCAcctatat is drawn from Zingiber officinale cultivar Zhangliang chromosome 1B, Zo_v1.1, whole genome shotgun sequence and contains these coding sequences:
- the LOC122042716 gene encoding uncharacterized protein LOC122042716, which translates into the protein MGFDHHISASTPPSLAHRLRSSIYLSCCFAGGGSGGDGEDGRSPVLIRVSAAWIRRKAQELLKVGGKCRSLVSRIKRRHRSHRHFGYDPLSYALNFDEGHDSDEGSGGRGEFLPRGFLSRLPPSPLHPVSAGVVDA
- the LOC121982127 gene encoding molybdopterin synthase catalytic subunit-like, which encodes MASAAAEEKDLVEILDASYGPIDTIRYVDFVRDPAAGAIATFEGTTRDTFEGKSVVELRYEAYVPMAARRLAAVCAEARASWPLLRLAVAHRLGTVGVGEASVFVAASAVHRAEAMEACRYVIDEVKASVPIWKKEVYENGEVWKENREFRERMLLHHEHGPAQKHNQTSNGCCGSKVKVDGADHRTKEEDEATTV
- the LOC121982131 gene encoding protein DCL homolog, chloroplastic-like; its protein translation is MLGKLGHSIGPILKSFSINPSGGSGARAATMASFAVTLLLRRVPSLRGARALSVALPWRWYSSLSRDSDSDSTVAFSYGSESGSDESSTPLREKEIMKDIEPIRTLAKDILHSKRYRDGESLNAEDEKEITEKILHYHPHSEDKIGCGLSSIVVDRHPEFRYSRCLFVARTDGDLVDFSYNKCLKTYIRSKYPSHAEWFIRKHFGRK